One window of Penaeus chinensis breed Huanghai No. 1 chromosome 34, ASM1920278v2, whole genome shotgun sequence genomic DNA carries:
- the LOC125043583 gene encoding insulinoma-associated protein 1-like, with translation MPKGFLVKRREDMSALDLVPYRPWRSAIMHDEQEEPVDFSLRRRHSSSGSRESLPAREEQVRVESYVEEVKEVVHVRGVDKGSRLLVRTPDSGFSSPSDSDFYRRSVYQAATPRLPPKLHADVLATPCEIEQTSPLALVKRKLPDTDVTSALHVSTLHGGHEVSHYHGFQATSPRVEDARYLIPPETSPYHLLSPTVYWPHGSSPLRSPIPFTSPLGRPPYDLSHTAVPMRSPQDGLNLTTTSTPRPPGSPRHITPLKVPSKSPAGLGGVPTPHKRKSPTASGTPEKKMKTSKKTKAARRLNFDEDKTSPVSGTIIRELAEGEEPLVVRKGDIDPAYNVVEITEEAKAELAKIDNKIGDYVCRLCKEMYDDAFGLAQHRCSRIIHVEYRCPECDKVFNCPANLASHRRWHKPKTTTSAGVPTPGTSSSVTSSPKISSENDVGSSKHYIENNNNSTNTNNNNSSITNNNLVKGPPALVPLAHFTAAEREEEVSEEQFECELCFKKFKRQSYLRKHLATHRGDHGEENASAGPSSSSSAGPLSSHPSLSSQPPALPPLLSPPFPSEVLPCHLCAAAFYTPAALELHLQAAHAPKVEPVEPTPLHIPRPQFSPRGHLLTQAPPPPPPPHLIHRPHQISAPT, from the coding sequence ATGCCGAAAGGTTTCCtggtgaaaagaagagaagacatgAGTGCTTTGGACTTGGTGCCATACCGGCCTTGGAGAAGTGCCATCATGCACGACGAGCAAGAAGAACCGGTGGACTTCAGCCTCCGGCGTCGGCATTCCAGCAGTGGGAGCAGAGAGTCGCTGCCAGCCAGAGAGGAACAGGTGCGTGTGGAGAGCTAtgtggaagaggtgaaggaagtggTACACGTGCGGGGTGTGGATAAGGGGAGTCGCCTGCTCGTCAGAACGCCGGACTCTGGCTTCAGCAGTCCTTCTGACAGCGACTTCTACAGGAGGTCGGTGTATCAGGCGGCAACGCCACGCCTGCCTCCCAAGCTTCACGCGGACGTCCTCGCGACGCCGTGCGAGATTGAGCAGACGTCGCCCTTGGCACTCGTCAAAAGGAAGCTTCCCGATACCGACGTAACGAGTGCATTGCATGTGTCGACGCTGCATGGCGGTCACGAGGTCAGTCACTATCACGGCTTCCAGGCGACGAGTCCGCGCGTGGAGGATGCCAGGTACCTGATCCCGCCCGAGACGAGCCCGTACCACCTGTTGTCCCCCACCGTGTACTGGCCGCATGGCTCGTCGCCGCTCAGGTCACCCATCCCCTTCACCTCGCCGCTGGGACGACCTCCGTACGACCTTAGTCACACCGCTGTGCCGATGAGGAGCCCCCAGGACGGCCTCaacctcaccaccacctccacgccCCGTCCTCCCGGCTCCCCCCGCCACATCACGCCGCTAAAAGTCCCCAGCAAGTCGCCGGCCGGGCTGGGAGGGGTGCCCACGCCCCACAAGCGCAAGTCCCCGACCGCCTCCGGCACGCccgagaagaagatgaaaacctCCAAGAAAACCAAGGCGGCGCGGAGACTCAACTTCGACGAGGACAAGACGTCTCCGGTGTCCGGCACGATCATCCGTGAgctggcggagggagaggagccCCTGGTCGTGAGGAAGGGGGACATCGACCCCGCCTACAACGTGGTTGAGATCACAGAGGAGGCCAAAGCCGAGCTGGCCAAGATAGACAATAAGATCGGCGATTATGTGTGTCGTCTCTGCAAGGAGATGTACGACGACGCCTTCGGGCTGGCGCAACACAGATGCTCAAGAATCATCCACGTGGAGTACCGCTGCCCCGAGTGCGACAAGGTCTTCAACTGCCCCGCCAACCTTGCCTCGCACCGACGCTGGCACAAGCCCAAGACAACGACCTCCGCAGGCGTCCCCACCCCCGGCACCTCCAGCTCCGTCACGTCGTCACCCAAGATATCTTCCGAGAATGACGTAGGGTCGAGTAAACATTACattgagaacaacaacaacagcacgaacactaacaacaacaacagtagcatcaCGAACAACAACCTCGTGAAGGGCCCGCCCGCCCTCGTCCCTCTGGCGCACTTCACGGccgcggagagggaggaggaggtgtccGAGGAACAGTTCGAGTGCGAGCTGTGCTTCAAGAAGTTCAAGCGGCAGTCCTACCTACGGAAGCATCTGGCGACGCATCGAGGAGATCATGGAGAAGAGAATGCCAGTGCTGGGCCGTCATCGTCGTCCAGCGCTGGCCCTttgtcctctcatccttccttatcttcccAGCCGCCTGCCCTCCCGCCCTTGCTCTCCCCGCCCTTCCCGAGCGAGGTCCTCCCCTGCCATCTTTGTGCAGCAGCATTCTACACCCCTGCGGCTCTCGAGCTTCACCTACAAGCTGCTCACGCCCCCAAAGTGGAGCCGGTCGAACCCACGCCCCTGCACATCCCACGCCCCCAGTTTTCCCCACGGGGACACCTCCTAACACAAgcacctcctccgccccctccgcctCATCTCATACATCGTCCCCACCAGATCTCCGCGCCGACCTAA